The proteins below are encoded in one region of Balaenoptera ricei isolate mBalRic1 chromosome 6, mBalRic1.hap2, whole genome shotgun sequence:
- the CYSRT1 gene encoding cysteine-rich tail protein 1: MDPPEMLIKDPYAHVSIPRAHLRPELGQQLEAAPSSSELQPLPVGSCTLEPTEEAPGPKGAEGAASIRGQQAWQQPCTPDGSGQQQQAGLPYAGLPPVGRGDAIAHHCWCCPCCSCCHCPRFCRCHSCCCVIS; the protein is encoded by the coding sequence ATGGACCCCCCTGAGATGCTCATCAAGGACCCGTATGCCCACGTCAGCATCCCGAGGGCTCACCTGCGGCCCGAGCTGGGGCAGCAGCTGGAGGCGGCTCCATCCTCCTCGGAGTTGCAGCCTCTGCCCGTGGGGTCCTGCACCCTGGAGCCTACCGAGGAGGCCCCAGGGCCCAAGGGCGCCGAGGGGGCTGCCTCCATCCGGGGCCAGCAGGCCTGGCAGCAGCCCTGCACCCCCGACGGCAgtgggcagcagcagcaggcaggaCTGCCCTACGCTGGCCTGCCGCCGGTGGGGCGCGGCGACGCCATTGCCCATCACTGCTGGTGCTGTCCCTGCTGCTCCTGCTGCCACTGCCCCCGCTTCTGCCGCTGCCACAGCTGCTGCTGTGTCATTTCCTAG